Proteins encoded in a region of the Desulfovermiculus halophilus DSM 18834 genome:
- the nrfD gene encoding NrfD/PsrC family molybdoenzyme membrane anchor subunit, producing MTSQSRYHSTRFFTPSTWVLLLLLIIGAGAALYRLGAGLGPATNLSDGNPWGLWITFDVLTGVALAAGGFTITCAVYILNWKKYKPITRAATLTAFLGYLLVMIGLFLDIGKPWSFWHAWVFWQPHSVMFEIVVCLTLYFLVLLLEFLPWLLTKFSSLSKLQRILESKAVIFPLVIAGIMLSYGHQSSLGGLFLITPDRLHPLWSTPMLHNLFFLSAICAGLAMVSIETMLSSNAFGKEPESDILEGLGRGTAIALLVYTAARMIDLGVRGNIPYIFEGSGASQLFLFEFGICAVLPMIFLAAKTIRTSLPSLLFFQGLVLIGVVFYRFNVVLSSQQQMGGTYFPSLVEIAVTVGLVAGGVFLYRLAVTYLPIFAPAEHSK from the coding sequence ATGACGTCCCAATCCAGATATCATTCCACCCGATTCTTTACCCCGTCCACCTGGGTTCTGCTCCTGCTGCTCATCATCGGTGCCGGAGCAGCGCTGTACAGGCTGGGGGCAGGTCTCGGACCGGCCACCAACCTGTCCGACGGAAACCCATGGGGCCTGTGGATCACCTTTGATGTTCTCACCGGCGTGGCTCTGGCCGCAGGCGGGTTTACCATCACCTGCGCCGTGTATATCCTGAACTGGAAGAAATACAAGCCGATCACCCGGGCGGCCACACTGACCGCTTTTCTCGGGTATCTCCTGGTCATGATCGGCTTGTTCCTGGATATCGGCAAGCCGTGGTCCTTCTGGCATGCCTGGGTCTTCTGGCAGCCCCACTCCGTGATGTTCGAGATCGTGGTCTGCCTGACCCTTTACTTTCTGGTCCTCCTGCTGGAGTTCTTGCCCTGGCTGCTGACCAAATTCTCATCACTGAGCAAACTACAGCGGATACTGGAAAGCAAGGCGGTCATCTTCCCCCTGGTCATTGCCGGCATTATGCTTTCATACGGGCACCAGTCCTCTCTGGGCGGTCTCTTTCTGATCACTCCGGACCGGCTGCATCCCTTGTGGTCTACCCCCATGCTGCACAACCTCTTCTTCCTCTCGGCAATCTGCGCCGGGCTGGCCATGGTCTCCATCGAGACCATGCTCAGCAGCAATGCCTTTGGCAAAGAGCCTGAATCCGACATCCTGGAAGGGCTGGGCCGGGGAACGGCCATTGCCTTGCTGGTCTATACCGCAGCCCGGATGATCGACCTGGGCGTTCGGGGCAATATCCCGTACATCTTCGAAGGCAGCGGAGCCAGCCAGTTGTTCCTGTTTGAGTTCGGGATCTGCGCTGTCCTGCCCATGATCTTTCTGGCGGCCAAGACAATCAGAACCTCCCTGCCCTCTCTGCTCTTCTTCCAAGGTCTGGTCCTGATTGGCGTTGTTTTTTACCGCTTCAATGTGGTCTTAAGCTCCCAGCAGCAGATGGGCGGCACCTACTTCCCCTCCCTGGTGGAGATCGCGGTCACAGTGGGCCTGGTCGCGGGCGGGGTCTTCCTCTACCGCCTGGCGGTGACCTATCTGCCCATCTTTGCACCTGCTGAACACTCAAAGTAG
- a CDS encoding ribokinase, with amino-acid sequence MNRVIVVGSANTDLAVRVENLPSKGETVMGRDLTFFFGGKGANQALAALRCGADVLLIARIGTDHYGQRLARHLKDSGLPAAGIAADDEHPAGLAFILVEPGGDNQITVVPGSNQHLSPADVRACADWFAPGSVLLTQLEIPMDTAAAALELAKSCAMTTILNPAPFAPLSRSILAATDILTPNQGEAVALCDSAEDIMQDPSQHLAPVLDLGPKEIIITLGQDGALRVTRKRQLHIPASPVRAVDTVGAGDAFNGALAAAMAHGCSMQNALRLAGAAGALTAATPGAQEALPSQEDIEVLAGVRFGSQGHGRDPG; translated from the coding sequence ATGAACCGGGTCATTGTGGTCGGCAGCGCAAACACGGACCTGGCCGTACGGGTTGAAAACCTTCCCTCCAAAGGGGAAACGGTCATGGGCCGGGACCTGACCTTCTTTTTTGGAGGCAAGGGTGCCAATCAAGCCCTGGCCGCTTTGCGTTGCGGAGCGGATGTCCTGCTCATCGCCAGGATCGGAACGGATCATTATGGACAAAGACTGGCCCGGCACCTCAAGGATTCCGGGCTGCCCGCCGCCGGGATAGCCGCTGATGACGAGCATCCAGCCGGGCTGGCCTTTATCCTCGTCGAGCCGGGCGGAGACAACCAGATAACCGTTGTGCCTGGAAGCAACCAGCATCTGTCTCCTGCCGATGTCCGGGCCTGCGCGGATTGGTTTGCTCCAGGATCAGTCCTGCTCACCCAGCTGGAAATCCCCATGGACACGGCAGCAGCAGCCTTGGAGCTGGCCAAATCCTGCGCTATGACCACCATCCTCAATCCGGCCCCGTTTGCTCCTCTTTCCCGGTCCATCCTGGCCGCAACCGACATCCTGACCCCCAATCAAGGCGAAGCCGTCGCTCTCTGCGATTCTGCAGAGGATATCATGCAGGATCCGTCCCAGCATTTGGCCCCGGTTCTGGATCTGGGCCCCAAAGAAATCATTATAACCCTTGGACAGGACGGGGCCCTGCGTGTGACCAGAAAAAGGCAGCTGCACATTCCGGCCAGTCCTGTCCGGGCCGTGGACACGGTGGGTGCCGGAGATGCGTTCAACGGTGCCCTGGCCGCAGCCATGGCCCACGGATGCAGCATGCAAAATGCCTTGCGTTTGGCTGGTGCCGCCGGGGCTCTGACCGCGGCCACCCCCGGAGCCCAGGAAGCTCTTCCCAGTCAAGAAGATATCGAGGTCCTGGCAGGTGTCCGCTTTGGCTCTCAGGGCCACGGTCGGGACCCGGGGTAA
- the fdnG gene encoding formate dehydrogenase-N subunit alpha encodes MGVSRRDFFKISGTAAVATGATALSAEDTKAQVPDNKLKGTQVTTTICPYCAVGCGFKVYTRDGELVHIEGDSEHPINRGQCCPKGASLYQLIDNETRVQKPMYRAPGAKEWKEVEWDWALDAVAKKIKQTRDETFVQTDAKGQTVNRTEGLAHVGSAALDNEECFLMQKWLRSLGLVYIEHQARIUHSATVAALAESFGRGAMTNHWIDLQHSDVILIMGSNAAENHPLSFQWISKAREKGATLIHVDPRYTRTSSQSDIYAPLRSGSDIAFLGGMIKYILDNDLVQSEYLRLYTNAPFILNHDFQLPEDLDGVFSGYDPKSRSYDQSTWNFDTDADGTIRKDMSMTHPRCVYQLLKRHYSRYDFKTVSEITGTPQELLKKIYSAYAATGKPDKVATIMYAMGWTQHTVGTQNIRTMAIVQLLLGNIGLAGGGVNALRGESNVQGSTDHCLLYHILPGYLKTPKASQQSLDTYNTESAPTTQEPLSANWWGNYPKYSVSLLTAMYKDKATADNEFGYHWLPKLEDNKDYSWLMLFDQMYKGNFQGLFAWGQNPACSGANSTKVRNALSNLDWMVNVNLFDNETGSFWRGPGMDPEQIQTEVFFLPCCSFVEKEGSITNSGRWAQWRYKAIEPQGQSKPDGEILNELYFRVKRLYEEEGGANPEPVVNLSWDYGEKDARGKIKEIDTHAVAKEINGYFLRDTVIQGKQYKKGTLVPSFAFLQDDGSTSSGNWLYCNSYTEEGNKMARRSLEDPSGMGLYPEWAWCWPVNRRILYNRASVDAYGRPWNPKQPVIQWDTDHWEGDVPDGGWPPMKNPDGSMNPNSKKPFIMKPAGVASIFGPGRPDGPFPEFYEPIESPLTSNPIPKNSHRINPVLSSFFIPSTQQNTEFDLFAVDDPQYPYICSTYRVTEHWQSGVMTRHTPWLLELMPQLIVEISEELGAIKGISDGDWVQIQSIRGRVKGVAIVTNRLRPFTIMGKTVHQVGTLWCFGWQYPEGGKAGDSANLLTASTGCPNTLIPETKAFMVNLQKL; translated from the coding sequence ATGGGTGTTTCAAGACGTGATTTTTTCAAGATATCCGGAACCGCGGCAGTGGCTACAGGCGCCACAGCCCTGTCGGCGGAGGATACGAAGGCCCAAGTACCGGACAACAAGCTCAAGGGGACACAGGTCACTACCACCATCTGTCCCTACTGCGCAGTTGGATGCGGATTTAAGGTCTACACCAGGGACGGAGAGCTGGTGCACATTGAAGGTGACTCCGAGCACCCCATCAACCGCGGGCAGTGCTGCCCCAAGGGAGCCTCCCTGTATCAGCTGATCGACAATGAGACCCGGGTGCAAAAACCCATGTACCGGGCCCCGGGGGCCAAGGAATGGAAGGAGGTGGAATGGGATTGGGCACTGGACGCGGTAGCCAAAAAGATCAAGCAAACCCGGGATGAGACCTTTGTCCAGACAGACGCCAAGGGCCAGACAGTCAACCGGACCGAAGGGTTAGCCCATGTGGGCAGCGCGGCCCTGGATAACGAAGAGTGCTTCCTGATGCAGAAATGGCTTCGCTCTCTTGGCCTGGTGTATATCGAGCACCAGGCCCGCATCTGACACTCGGCAACAGTAGCGGCTCTGGCAGAGTCGTTCGGCCGCGGGGCAATGACCAATCACTGGATCGATCTCCAGCATTCCGACGTCATTTTGATCATGGGCAGCAATGCCGCGGAGAATCACCCTCTTTCCTTCCAGTGGATCTCCAAGGCCAGGGAAAAAGGGGCCACCCTTATTCACGTGGACCCCAGGTATACCAGGACATCCTCGCAATCGGACATCTACGCCCCGCTGCGTTCCGGATCGGACATCGCCTTTCTGGGTGGAATGATCAAATACATCCTGGACAATGATCTGGTCCAGTCCGAGTATCTCCGCCTGTATACCAACGCCCCCTTTATCCTCAATCACGATTTCCAGCTCCCGGAGGATTTGGACGGGGTCTTTTCCGGCTATGACCCGAAGAGCAGGTCCTACGATCAAAGCACTTGGAACTTCGACACGGACGCAGACGGGACAATCCGCAAGGATATGTCCATGACCCACCCCAGATGCGTCTACCAGCTGCTCAAAAGGCACTACTCCAGATATGATTTCAAGACTGTTTCCGAAATCACAGGGACTCCCCAGGAGCTGCTGAAAAAGATCTATTCCGCCTATGCAGCCACCGGCAAGCCGGACAAGGTGGCCACCATCATGTACGCCATGGGCTGGACTCAGCATACAGTTGGAACCCAGAACATCCGAACCATGGCCATCGTTCAGCTCCTGCTGGGCAATATCGGCCTGGCCGGGGGCGGCGTGAACGCCCTGCGCGGAGAGAGCAATGTTCAGGGCTCAACAGATCACTGCCTCCTGTACCACATCCTGCCCGGCTACCTGAAAACGCCCAAGGCCTCGCAGCAAAGTCTGGACACATACAACACCGAGAGCGCTCCGACCACGCAGGAACCGTTGAGCGCCAACTGGTGGGGCAACTACCCCAAATATTCGGTCAGCCTGCTCACGGCCATGTACAAGGACAAGGCCACTGCGGACAACGAGTTCGGATATCACTGGCTGCCCAAGCTAGAAGACAACAAGGACTACTCCTGGCTGATGCTCTTTGACCAAATGTACAAAGGGAACTTCCAGGGTCTCTTTGCCTGGGGCCAGAATCCGGCCTGCTCCGGAGCCAACTCCACAAAGGTCAGAAATGCCCTGTCCAATCTGGACTGGATGGTAAACGTCAATCTTTTCGACAATGAAACCGGTTCCTTTTGGCGGGGCCCGGGCATGGATCCCGAACAGATCCAGACCGAGGTCTTTTTTCTTCCCTGCTGCTCTTTTGTGGAAAAGGAAGGCAGCATAACCAACTCCGGCCGCTGGGCCCAGTGGCGGTACAAGGCCATTGAGCCGCAGGGCCAGAGCAAGCCGGACGGAGAGATCCTCAACGAACTCTACTTCCGGGTCAAGCGGCTCTACGAAGAGGAAGGCGGCGCCAATCCCGAGCCGGTAGTCAATCTTAGCTGGGACTACGGGGAAAAGGACGCAAGGGGCAAGATCAAAGAGATCGACACCCATGCAGTGGCCAAGGAAATCAACGGGTACTTTCTCCGGGACACAGTGATCCAGGGCAAACAGTACAAAAAAGGGACCCTTGTCCCCAGCTTCGCCTTTCTCCAGGACGATGGCTCCACTTCCTCCGGGAACTGGCTGTACTGCAATTCGTACACTGAAGAAGGAAACAAGATGGCCCGGCGCTCGCTTGAAGATCCGTCCGGGATGGGGCTTTATCCGGAGTGGGCCTGGTGCTGGCCGGTCAACAGGCGGATCCTGTACAACCGGGCCTCGGTGGACGCCTACGGCCGTCCCTGGAACCCCAAACAGCCGGTCATCCAATGGGATACTGACCACTGGGAAGGAGACGTCCCGGACGGGGGCTGGCCGCCGATGAAGAATCCGGACGGATCCATGAATCCGAATTCCAAAAAGCCATTCATCATGAAGCCGGCCGGTGTGGCCAGCATTTTCGGGCCGGGCCGTCCGGACGGGCCGTTCCCTGAATTCTACGAGCCGATAGAAAGCCCGCTGACCTCGAACCCCATCCCCAAGAACAGCCACAGGATCAATCCTGTCCTGTCTTCTTTCTTCATTCCCAGCACCCAGCAAAATACGGAGTTCGATCTCTTTGCCGTGGACGACCCGCAATATCCATATATATGCTCCACCTACAGGGTTACAGAGCACTGGCAGTCCGGAGTCATGACCCGGCACACGCCCTGGCTTCTGGAGCTTATGCCCCAGCTGATCGTGGAAATCAGCGAAGAGCTTGGAGCCATCAAGGGCATATCCGATGGCGATTGGGTCCAGATCCAATCCATCAGGGGAAGAGTCAAGGGCGTGGCCATAGTCACCAATAGACTGCGGCCCTTCACCATCATGGGCAAGACGGTGCACCAGGTTGGGACATTGTGGTGTTTCGGCTGGCAATACCCGGAAGGCGGAAAAGCCGGGGACAGCGCCAATCTCCTGACAGCCTCCACCGGATGCCCGAACACCCTGATACCCGAGACCAAGGCCTTTATGGTCAACCTGCAGAAGCTCTAA
- a CDS encoding nucleoside hydrolase has translation MKKTVLIDTDPGVDDALALLWALHCPLLEIKAITTVCGNVDVDTATANLGTVLDVVSGPCPVLAQGAKRPLVREPYFANHVHGANGLGGSRTGTDPASRLLALSKREAKDEIAHQALISSEPLTVVTLGPLTNIALALEDCPELADRLTEIVMMGGAYLGPGNITPAAEFNIFTDPEAADRVFRSKIPVTAVGLDVTRQVRLDRDTLDTWVQESNSSARQKIREWTVHSLSYMQKLDGRASIFLHDPLAVIATVAPGLITTEPMHVEVETKGKLTQGMTLADRRPILDIWKEAPNVRVCTQVDSNQSLKRFLQGIP, from the coding sequence ATGAAAAAAACTGTTCTCATCGATACAGATCCCGGGGTGGACGATGCCCTGGCCCTGCTCTGGGCCCTGCATTGCCCCCTGCTTGAGATCAAGGCCATCACCACGGTCTGCGGCAATGTGGATGTGGACACGGCAACCGCCAATCTTGGTACCGTCCTCGATGTTGTCTCAGGTCCTTGCCCTGTGCTGGCCCAAGGAGCCAAGCGTCCTCTGGTCCGGGAACCATACTTCGCCAATCATGTCCACGGAGCAAACGGCCTGGGCGGATCCCGAACAGGTACAGACCCAGCCTCCCGTCTTCTTGCTCTGTCCAAGCGGGAGGCAAAAGATGAGATTGCACACCAAGCACTGATATCTTCAGAACCCCTCACCGTTGTCACCCTGGGGCCGCTGACCAATATCGCCCTGGCCTTGGAAGACTGCCCCGAGCTTGCGGACAGGCTGACTGAAATCGTTATGATGGGCGGGGCCTATCTCGGACCTGGAAACATCACTCCGGCTGCGGAATTTAATATTTTTACCGATCCCGAGGCCGCGGATCGTGTCTTTCGCTCCAAAATCCCTGTGACTGCTGTCGGCCTGGACGTCACCCGGCAGGTCAGACTGGACCGGGACACTTTGGATACCTGGGTCCAAGAGTCCAATTCTTCGGCCAGGCAAAAGATCCGGGAATGGACCGTCCATTCCTTGAGCTATATGCAGAAGCTGGATGGCCGAGCTTCAATCTTTCTGCACGATCCTCTGGCAGTCATAGCCACCGTCGCTCCGGGGCTAATCACCACCGAGCCTATGCATGTCGAGGTTGAAACAAAGGGCAAGCTCACTCAGGGGATGACCCTGGCCGACCGCCGGCCCATCCTGGATATATGGAAAGAAGCACCCAATGTTCGGGTTTGCACACAGGTGGACAGCAATCAAAGTCTGAAACGTTTTCTGCAAGGAATTCCATGA
- the sbtA gene encoding SbtA family thio(seleno)oxazole RiPP natural product precursor yields the protein MEYKDMKTFLVGLCLSGLLAGSGLGISATLAGCGUGSANSSAVGNANSSGUGAATGDAGSEPAGSGUGATDQGSGGTDQDKTQHGDTDQDSKDTEAPAPSG from the coding sequence ATGGAATACAAGGATATGAAGACATTCCTTGTGGGGCTGTGCCTGAGCGGGCTCCTGGCTGGATCAGGGCTGGGGATCTCCGCCACGCTCGCCGGCTGCGGGTGAGGATCCGCCAACAGCAGTGCGGTCGGCAATGCTAACAGCAGTGGTTGAGGAGCCGCCACCGGGGACGCAGGTAGCGAGCCCGCAGGCAGCGGCTGAGGCGCAACTGACCAAGGTTCCGGAGGAACCGACCAGGACAAGACGCAGCACGGAGATACCGATCAGGATTCAAAGGATACTGAAGCACCTGCACCAAGCGGTTGA
- a CDS encoding chloride channel protein, whose product MHDAIKSLFRPVHPEFPRHDLSLLFFAVGIGFLAAVGALIFRSLIELMQFAFWPDGMGFVDQVRAAPWWQILLIPALGGLVAGPVITFFVPEARGPGVPEVILSVTTRQSTIRHRVTFLKGLITSLLLACGASVGREGPIVQIGSSVGSSVAQLFDLSPELRRLCLACGAAAGISATFNAPITGAVFAMEIILMNIEVAYISHIVIASITGSVFSRLFWGDFPAFEIIDFKMDTYLQIFGYLLLGLLAGLISIIFVRAIYASENLFTRLPVPRWLTPALGGLLLGLLALYLPQVMGVGYDTVNAALSDTLPLQLGLILLGAKLVATAICIGSGMSGGIFAPSLYLGATLGTGLGYALSMLWPGLQVHPAFFALAGMGAVVSGTTLAPITAIVTIFELTLHPQIILPLMVSCISATLVVRLLFGVSAYEMKLLRRGINIVRGHDVSILRDLCVRDFMRHTVPKLTLKTCLEDIVAEMSTSPYPHFVVEDDEHRLAGVLSLRDVREALLYFDDLKESLIAADLMSSQVTTITSQDDMEKAMHLFEAHPFSMFPVVDSENHVVGILTKDDLLKAYDQKVLKDRVLSVRSPREGQSGSSCRQ is encoded by the coding sequence ATGCATGATGCCATAAAATCCCTTTTCCGCCCAGTTCACCCGGAATTTCCGCGGCACGACCTGTCCTTATTGTTCTTCGCCGTCGGCATCGGATTCCTGGCGGCTGTAGGGGCCTTGATCTTTCGAAGCCTGATCGAGCTCATGCAGTTCGCCTTCTGGCCGGACGGCATGGGCTTTGTGGATCAGGTGCGGGCGGCCCCCTGGTGGCAGATCCTGCTCATCCCCGCTCTGGGAGGTCTGGTTGCGGGCCCGGTCATAACCTTTTTCGTTCCCGAAGCCCGCGGACCCGGGGTTCCGGAGGTCATACTCTCGGTAACCACCCGCCAGAGTACCATTCGCCACCGGGTAACCTTCCTCAAAGGCCTGATCACCAGCCTGCTTCTGGCCTGCGGGGCCTCTGTGGGCCGGGAAGGTCCCATCGTCCAGATCGGCTCCTCCGTGGGCTCCTCTGTGGCCCAGCTCTTCGACCTCTCTCCTGAACTGCGCAGGCTGTGCCTGGCCTGCGGGGCGGCTGCAGGCATATCGGCCACCTTCAACGCGCCGATCACCGGCGCAGTCTTTGCCATGGAAATCATCCTGATGAACATCGAGGTGGCCTATATCAGCCACATCGTCATCGCCTCCATCACCGGATCCGTCTTTTCCAGGCTTTTCTGGGGCGACTTTCCGGCCTTTGAAATCATTGATTTCAAAATGGATACCTATTTGCAAATTTTCGGCTACCTCCTCCTGGGTCTTTTGGCCGGCCTTATCTCAATCATTTTTGTCCGGGCCATATACGCCTCGGAAAATCTGTTCACCCGCCTGCCCGTACCCCGGTGGCTGACACCCGCCCTGGGAGGCCTCCTTTTAGGGCTTTTGGCCCTCTACCTGCCCCAGGTCATGGGCGTCGGCTATGATACCGTCAACGCGGCCCTGTCCGACACCCTGCCCCTGCAGCTGGGCCTCATCCTGCTCGGAGCCAAGCTGGTGGCCACCGCCATCTGCATCGGCTCCGGCATGAGCGGGGGCATCTTTGCCCCTTCCCTGTATCTGGGAGCAACTTTGGGCACAGGGCTCGGCTATGCCCTGTCCATGCTCTGGCCCGGTTTACAGGTTCACCCGGCCTTTTTCGCCCTGGCCGGAATGGGGGCCGTGGTCTCCGGTACCACTTTGGCCCCGATTACCGCCATCGTGACCATCTTCGAGCTGACCCTGCACCCCCAGATCATCCTGCCCCTCATGGTCTCCTGCATCAGCGCCACCCTGGTCGTCCGCCTCCTGTTCGGGGTATCGGCCTACGAAATGAAGCTCCTGCGCCGGGGCATCAACATCGTCCGGGGCCACGACGTGAGCATCCTGCGTGATTTGTGCGTCAGGGACTTCATGCGCCATACCGTGCCCAAGCTGACCCTGAAAACCTGTCTTGAAGATATCGTTGCCGAGATGTCCACCTCGCCCTACCCCCATTTTGTGGTCGAAGACGACGAACACCGGCTTGCGGGCGTGCTGTCGCTCCGGGATGTGCGGGAGGCCCTGCTCTATTTCGATGACTTAAAGGAGAGCCTGATAGCCGCTGACCTGATGAGCTCGCAGGTAACGACCATCACCAGCCAGGACGACATGGAAAAGGCCATGCACCTCTTTGAAGCCCACCCCTTTTCCATGTTTCCGGTAGTGGACAGCGAAAACCATGTTGTGGGCATTTTGACCAAAGACGACCTGCTCAAGGCCTACGATCAGAAAGTGCTCAAAGACCGGGTCCTTTCAGTCAGATCCCCCAGGGAGGGGCAATCCGGCAGTAGCTGCCGGCAGTAA
- a CDS encoding 4Fe-4S dicluster domain-containing protein, whose product MAKGVLVDITKCIGCRSCQIACKAWHNHEAGYEGLNGTYTMPNQLSADTYTRISFVEGERNNQPTWSFVKNQCLHCQEPACASACPVGALQKTKEGPVIYDQWKCIGCRYCMIACPFHIPKYEWDTLNPWVQKCNFCADRVDAGMEPACIKACPMNVMYFDDYEKVVQEAKNRIANHPGKYINHIYGLNEAGGTSWIYISDRPFQELGFDTQVVKASYPSFTWASLSKIPWKAVGFAAALSAIAVFRNRGSRKEDV is encoded by the coding sequence ATGGCGAAGGGCGTTCTTGTCGATATCACCAAGTGTATAGGCTGCCGTTCGTGCCAGATAGCCTGCAAGGCCTGGCATAATCACGAAGCCGGTTATGAAGGACTGAACGGGACATATACAATGCCCAACCAGCTCAGCGCTGACACCTATACCCGAATTTCGTTCGTGGAAGGCGAACGAAACAACCAGCCGACCTGGAGCTTTGTCAAAAACCAGTGCCTGCACTGCCAGGAGCCGGCCTGCGCTTCCGCCTGCCCGGTAGGCGCTTTGCAGAAGACGAAAGAGGGACCGGTGATCTATGACCAATGGAAATGCATCGGATGCCGCTACTGCATGATCGCCTGCCCCTTTCACATCCCCAAATACGAATGGGACACCCTCAATCCCTGGGTCCAGAAATGCAACTTCTGCGCAGACCGGGTGGATGCAGGCATGGAGCCCGCCTGCATCAAGGCCTGCCCAATGAATGTCATGTACTTCGACGACTACGAAAAGGTAGTTCAGGAGGCCAAGAACAGGATCGCCAACCATCCGGGGAAATACATCAATCACATTTATGGCTTGAACGAGGCGGGGGGCACGTCCTGGATCTATATATCCGACCGTCCGTTTCAGGAGCTTGGTTTTGACACCCAGGTGGTCAAGGCCAGCTACCCGTCCTTTACCTGGGCCTCGCTGTCCAAAATCCCGTGGAAAGCAGTTGGGTTCGCAGCTGCCCTGTCAGCTATCGCCGTTTTTCGGAACAGGGGAAGCCGTAAGGAGGATGTATGA
- a CDS encoding N-acyl homoserine lactonase family protein: MTYAIHPIVVGTKVFDKGMMTYQHDYGREYTIPIYSWYIQGGDKNIIIDTGEMHPIQSEAREKAIQGSIFTFEQGLARFGLTPEDIDVVIHTHLHNDHCENDSKCTNAVFYCHSRELETVHNPHPLDYRYLEDFIEDIEENGQIQTVVDGQEILPDIRVMHTPVHTEGGLTVWIQTKHGLAAITGFCVIEENFFPPPQIRGLEMEVIPPGTVVNTYHAYDIMQRVKEQADILIPLHEPKFASVEQIP; the protein is encoded by the coding sequence ATGACATATGCCATACATCCCATTGTTGTGGGCACAAAGGTCTTTGACAAAGGGATGATGACCTACCAGCACGATTACGGCCGGGAGTACACCATTCCTATCTACTCCTGGTATATTCAGGGCGGTGACAAGAATATCATCATCGACACCGGAGAGATGCATCCTATTCAATCCGAGGCGCGGGAGAAGGCTATCCAGGGTTCGATATTCACTTTTGAGCAGGGACTGGCCAGGTTCGGTCTCACGCCTGAGGATATTGACGTGGTTATTCATACTCATCTGCACAATGACCACTGCGAAAACGACTCCAAGTGCACCAATGCGGTCTTTTACTGCCACAGCCGGGAGCTGGAGACCGTGCATAATCCCCATCCTCTTGATTATCGCTATCTGGAAGATTTTATCGAGGATATAGAAGAAAACGGGCAGATTCAGACCGTTGTCGACGGACAGGAGATTCTGCCCGATATTCGGGTCATGCATACGCCTGTGCACACTGAAGGAGGGCTGACGGTCTGGATTCAAACCAAGCATGGCTTGGCGGCCATCACCGGATTTTGCGTGATCGAGGAAAACTTCTTCCCTCCCCCTCAGATCCGGGGCCTGGAGATGGAGGTCATTCCGCCGGGAACAGTGGTCAATACCTACCATGCCTACGACATAATGCAGCGGGTCAAGGAGCAGGCCGATATCCTCATCCCGCTGCACGAACCGAAGTTTGCATCCGTGGAACAAATTCCCTGA
- a CDS encoding esterase/lipase family protein, with protein MLVIYLILLILALPGIVALGTCLSSAGINLGHGQLHKAAAHTGLSLAQVFLRTLASSCLGSAYSLLTSLIPAQKGLHSADPGENTNRQPILLVHGLYHNRWAWLFYRHWLPKAGFPNLYTWSYPSFGRDFHSLSHELAQEVTELAHTHPAHQVICIGHSLGGLLIKSVINTPETANHISLAVTLGTPHRGSVLASAAVGKLGRSLRYNGDLVRSLADRDKCSTTTKVSIFAPLDNMVAPACALHPQNPGWKEVQTPPVGHISLLFHRPTAKQVLACISEHAGPFSGPEQTSLPPSIHRSQGK; from the coding sequence ATGCTTGTCATCTATCTGATACTACTTATCCTGGCTTTGCCAGGCATCGTGGCCCTGGGCACCTGCCTTTCGTCCGCGGGGATCAACCTGGGGCATGGGCAGCTGCACAAGGCCGCTGCCCACACCGGCCTTTCCCTTGCCCAGGTGTTTCTGCGCACCCTGGCCTCAAGCTGCTTGGGAAGCGCCTACTCCCTGCTGACCAGCTTGATACCCGCGCAAAAAGGGCTGCATTCGGCAGATCCGGGAGAGAACACGAACCGGCAGCCCATCCTTCTGGTCCACGGCCTGTACCACAACCGCTGGGCCTGGCTGTTTTACCGCCATTGGCTGCCTAAGGCGGGCTTCCCCAATCTGTACACCTGGTCCTACCCCAGCTTTGGCCGGGACTTTCATTCGCTGTCCCATGAACTGGCCCAGGAGGTGACCGAACTGGCCCACACCCATCCCGCTCACCAGGTAATTTGCATCGGGCACAGTTTGGGCGGGCTGCTCATCAAATCAGTTATAAACACACCTGAGACAGCCAATCACATTAGCCTTGCCGTCACTTTGGGGACCCCTCATCGGGGAAGCGTGCTGGCTTCAGCCGCGGTGGGCAAGCTGGGTCGAAGCCTGAGATACAACGGAGATCTGGTCCGTTCCCTGGCGGACAGAGACAAATGCTCCACGACGACAAAAGTGAGCATCTTCGCCCCCCTGGACAATATGGTCGCCCCGGCCTGCGCCCTGCATCCCCAGAATCCGGGATGGAAAGAGGTCCAGACTCCACCTGTGGGCCATATCTCCCTGCTTTTCCACCGTCCGACCGCCAAGCAGGTGCTGGCCTGCATATCCGAACATGCAGGCCCATTTTCCGGCCCGGAGCAAACCTCCCTGCCACCCAGCATCCATAGGAGCCAAGGGAAATGA